Part of the Archangium lipolyticum genome, GAGCGTCTCGCCCGCGCGCACGTCCTCGTAGAAGTCGTCCGGCTTGTGGCCCGGAGCGGTGACGCGCACCCACTGCTTGCCCGGAGGCAGCCGTGCCTCGAAGCGGCCGTCCGGCCCCGTCTCCACGGCCACGTCCCGCGCGGCGAACGACACGAGCGTGGCTCCCGCCACCGGCCGACGGTTGCCCTTGGTGCGCACCAGACCACGCAACGTCACGGGCGGCTGGGCCTGCGCGGCCCCGCTGCCCGCCACCGGCTGGGGGGCCTCGAAGCGGTACTCGAAGTTGAGCCGCACCTGCACCGGCGTGCCCTCCACCTTCGCCGGGGTGAAGCGCAGGCCGGACGCGGCATGCAGCGCCGCATCGTCCAGCAGCGGATGCAGTCCCCGCACGAGCCGGGCCTCGGCCACCTCGCCCTGCTCGTCCACCAGCAGCTCCAGTTGCACCGTGCCCGCCACCGGCTGCGCGGCGAGCGCCTCGGGGTAGCGCGCCGGGGAGTCCGCCATCAGCGCGGGCGGCTCGAAGCGTGGCCCCGTCCCCGCGTCCGACGCATCCCCCGCGCCCTCCAGCGCGAAGCCCCCATCGGTGCGCTGGACGTCCACCTCCGCCTGGACCGGGCCCGCGTCGGGAGCCTCCGCCCGAGGCACCCCATCCAGGTGGGGGATGGTCGTCACCGGCTGCGCGGAGACATCGAACGCGAGCAGCCCCGCCAAAACCAGTCCGAGGGCCTGACACGGCCCCCACCATGTGCTCATGCGCTGCCGCTCGTTCGCCATGTGTACCCGCTCCGTACAGGAGACCGAGCCCATGACGCCAGCCCACCGTGTGTCACGACAAGCACGAACGGCCGCGGAGGGGCCCGCCTGCCCGCTAGCGCTTCTGCAACGCCGCGGCCACGAGGCCGATCAGCTTGAGCTGCGAGCCCTCCAGCTTGCGCAGGGTGCGCATGAGGCGGCGCAGCTCGGGGCTCTCATCGAACTCCTCGGGCGGAGCGGACTCGGCCGCCCACGTGGGCACCTCGCCGGTGTTGAGGCCCAGGAAGGTGTCCGAGGGCATGCGCAACGCGATGCACAACCGGCGCAACGACGGCACACTGGGCAACATCCGACCCCGCTCCAGCCGGCCATACACCTCGGTCGCCAGCCCCACCCGCTCCGCGACGTCCGCCTGGGTCAGCCCCGCACGCAGCCGCGCCTGACGCGCGATCTCGCCCACGTTTGCTGCCAGCTTGCCCGTCGACGGTTGTCCCATGTTGGTTCTCTGGCCCTCGCTGAGGCGACCCTCCAGGCCGCCTGCTTAGAGCCGGACAGGGACCCGCGACAGGACAGGATGGGTAGTCGGTCAAACCTGGGACCCTAAGAGTGCTCGGCTCAGAGGGAGAGAGGAGTGTCCACCCCCCTCGCTCCCCAGGCCTCCGCCCCTAGAGGTGAACCGAACCCAGGAGGTTGTCCCGCGCACCCAAGCGGACAGGTGAGGCTATGACCATTCACGTCCTGCTACCGGCATGGGACCTGGTTTTCGCCTTCCCGCGGCCGACCAGATGTCCCACGTCGAACGATCCAGGCCCAACCCCCCATAACGGGTGCGTCCGGACCGCCCGCATCGGTCCACGAGCCAACCCTGGCGCGAGGAGCCCGGAGCGTCCTTCCACCACCGCCGAGCCACCGTGCTATGGCGCCGCCGAGAAGAAGGAAGGGCCGCAGGACATGAGTGAAGGGCGACACCGCGTCCTCGTCGTGGAGGACCATGCCGACAGCCGCGAACTGCTCGCCGAGTTCCTCGAAGCGCTCGGCTACGAGGTGGACGTGGCGGGCAATGGCCTGGAGGCGCTCGAGCGGCTGCGGGGCGCGCCTCGCCCGAAGGCGGTGCTGCTGGATTTGATGATGCCGGTGATGAGCGGCTGGGAGCTGATGCGGCACGTGCGGGAAGATCCGGCCCTGTGCTCGCTGCCGGTGGTGGTGGTCTCCGGCGTGGGAGCCACCCAGCCGCTCCCCGAGGGCGTCCTCGGCGCCGTGCCCAAGCCGGTGGATCTCAACGCGCTGAGGGCCCTCATCGAACAGGCCCTGCGCGGCCCTTAGCCCGGCGCGGCCGCGGAGCCGAAGCTGTCTCCGCCGGACAGGTCGAGCATCTCCACCTGCTGCCGCGCACGGTCCAGCCGGTAGCTCACCTGGAAGCCGGAGGGCAGCCGCAGCACGCCCACCTCCATCCCATTCTGGGGCGTGGGCCGAACGCGGGAGACGACGCTCGTGAGCTTCTGGGACAACTCCAGGAGGACGCGTCCCCTCACGGTCGCGGGACAGCACGACAAGATGCGCGCCACCTGATGCGAGAGCGTGAATTGCAGGGCCATGTTCGCAAGCTGGCCATGCGCTCGGTCTCCTGCAAGGCGAGCGCCGGGGTGGAGGGCTCCGCGCCCGGGGCTTGTGTCTGCTTCCGGGCAGGTGGGGGGCGGGACCGTCAGCGAGGCACCATCCGCCGCACCACGCCTCGCGCCAGATCCACCCGGACCAGCCGGCCCGACGTGTCGAAGAGCAGCAGCGCATCCTGGAGAAAGCGCACCGAGACCGGAGTCGCGCCCTCGAAGAGGAACAGCGCGCGCACCCCACCCCGTGCCCGTTCGAGCAACCGCACGCCAATGCCCACCGGAGTGCGCTCCAGCGCCGCCACCCAGGAGCCACCCAGGAACAACGCCTCCAGTTCCATCTCGGGCAGCGTGGGCACCGGGTTCGCCCGCCCGTACGCGGAGAACCACCGCGCACCGGCGTCGGTCAGCACCACCATCGCCCCATCCATCCCCAGGGAGAGCCAGCGCACCAGCGCATCCTCCCCCAGGGGCAGCACCTGGCGGGAGCGCAGCGTGGGGTCCGGCAGTGAGTAGCTCCAGCGCTCGGGTCCCTCCGAGCCAGCGGAGGCGAAGCTCATCTCCGACGGCCCCACCGCCAGCGCCACCACCGGTCCGCCCACCCGGGACACCCGCCAGAGCGCGCGCAGGTCCGAGGCGAGCACGTCCACCGCCATCACCGTGTCCTCCACGGCGAGGAACCACAGGCCTCCGTCGTAGACCGGCGCGAAGGCGTCGACGCGCGCATCACA contains:
- a CDS encoding response regulator — protein: MSEGRHRVLVVEDHADSRELLAEFLEALGYEVDVAGNGLEALERLRGAPRPKAVLLDLMMPVMSGWELMRHVREDPALCSLPVVVVSGVGATQPLPEGVLGAVPKPVDLNALRALIEQALRGP
- a CDS encoding helix-turn-helix domain-containing protein, translated to MGQPSTGKLAANVGEIARQARLRAGLTQADVAERVGLATEVYGRLERGRMLPSVPSLRRLCIALRMPSDTFLGLNTGEVPTWAAESAPPEEFDESPELRRLMRTLRKLEGSQLKLIGLVAAALQKR